CCGCCCCCGGCCTGACCGTGGCGCCCGGGAAGCCCGCCGCGTTCACGGCGTACGGGGTCGAGGCGGGATGCGAGACCGCGGTGGTCTACCGCGTCGCCGGGGAAAAGCTCGATATCGCGACGCTGACCCTCTCGAAGTGGTCGACGGGGAGCGTCGAGATGGGATCCGCATCGGACCCGGCCACCGCCCGCTCCCTGGCCGTGGAGATCGCCCGGCGCTTCTGCCGCCCCTGAAAATTCCCGCCCTCAGTGATAGCGGTACGACTCGCGGTCGTCACCCCCGTCTTTCCGGTCGTCGAGGGCGCGGAACCGGCGGCGGCGCATCTTGAAGCGGGCCTCCGCGACCCATCGCCTGGGGTCCCACCAGCCCGTCAGGGCGAGCCACCCGACGAGCATCCCGCCCAGGTGCGCGAAGTAGGCGACGCCGCTCCGGCTGAAGGCGCCGATGAAGTAGAGCTGGAGCAGCGCGAAGAGGCCGACCATCACGCGCGCCGTCATGGGGAAGAGGCCCATGAAATACGTGACGCGGTGGGGAAACGTCATCGCGTAG
Above is a window of Acidobacteriota bacterium DNA encoding:
- a CDS encoding rhomboid family intramembrane serine protease, with protein sequence MPREHHAQRAVGDDRRLGAIFGLLIAYAMTFPHRVTYFMGLFPMTARVMVGLFALLQLYFIGAFSRSGVAYFAHLGGMLVGWLALTGWWDPRRWVAEARFKMRRRRFRALDDRKDGGDDRESYRYH